A window of Terriglobia bacterium contains these coding sequences:
- a CDS encoding MBL fold metallo-hydrolase — protein sequence MLNITLRRKARQFSKLVKHSALTPRTGVSRKPVLAQKSQLGITFIGHSSFFLQLAGKSLVVDPNFARWLFVLKRLRQPGLRIADLPPIDAVLVTHAHFDHLHRPSLRAIARATRRKSGRRPLIIVPQHVRDIVFDLGFEDVIEMNWWDQFRLGDLSIAHTPSNHWGARVIRDMHRGFGGYVIQNGKRSVYHAGDTAFFEGFHEIGRRLNPEIALLPIGAYEPPSFRRVHTSPEDAVQAFVDLKAERMIPMHYGTFKLSHEPMEEPVQRLRADAEKRGIGDKITVMEEGVTSFF from the coding sequence ATGCTCAACATCACGCTTCGCCGCAAGGCCAGGCAGTTCAGCAAACTCGTGAAGCACTCGGCCCTGACGCCGCGCACCGGCGTGAGCCGCAAGCCGGTGCTTGCCCAAAAAAGCCAACTCGGCATCACCTTCATCGGACACTCGAGCTTTTTCCTGCAACTTGCTGGAAAGAGCCTCGTTGTCGATCCAAATTTCGCCCGCTGGCTGTTCGTTCTCAAGCGCCTCCGGCAACCCGGACTCCGCATTGCAGACCTGCCACCCATCGACGCCGTTCTCGTCACGCACGCTCACTTTGATCACCTGCACCGCCCATCTCTGCGCGCCATCGCCCGTGCTACTCGCCGCAAGTCCGGACGCCGCCCATTAATCATCGTCCCGCAGCATGTCCGCGACATCGTCTTCGACCTCGGTTTTGAGGATGTGATCGAGATGAACTGGTGGGATCAATTCCGCCTTGGGGATCTTTCAATCGCCCACACGCCCTCTAACCACTGGGGCGCCCGTGTCATCCGCGACATGCACCGCGGCTTTGGCGGATACGTAATCCAGAACGGCAAACGCTCCGTCTACCATGCCGGAGACACTGCTTTCTTCGAGGGCTTCCACGAGATCGGACGCCGCTTGAATCCCGAAATCGCGCTCCTTCCCATCGGTGCCTATGAACCTCCATCCTTCCGCCGCGTACACACCTCCCCGGAAGATGCCGTCCAGGCCTTCGTCGACCTCAAGGCCGAGCGCATGATCCCCATGCACTACGGAACGTTCAAGCTCTCCCACGAACCCATGGAGGAACCCGTCCAGCGACTGCGTGCCGATGCCGAAAAACGTGGAATCGGCGACAAAATCACAGTCATGGAAGAGGGCGTTACGAGTTTCTTTTGA
- a CDS encoding BON domain-containing protein codes for MLKRSIIFVSTVLLTFSLVACNGGSTVPATTVTEKPSIYKVSEDLKARLAKDDRLQGSSIDFDFDGMTVILNGKVKNQEQFGWAATVAAGTPGVKSVINRLQIEPKEAEKDKEKTKELPAKSVAPEKQVPETQTAEPKNGPAKAT; via the coding sequence ATGCTCAAACGATCCATCATCTTTGTTTCGACGGTGTTACTGACATTTTCACTGGTGGCCTGCAACGGGGGCTCGACAGTTCCTGCCACGACGGTCACGGAAAAACCCAGCATCTACAAAGTGTCGGAAGATCTGAAGGCGCGGCTCGCCAAGGACGACCGTCTGCAGGGAAGCAGCATCGATTTCGATTTCGACGGGATGACGGTAATCCTGAACGGGAAGGTGAAGAACCAGGAGCAGTTTGGCTGGGCGGCGACGGTTGCAGCCGGAACCCCCGGTGTGAAGTCCGTTATCAACCGGTTGCAGATTGAGCCAAAAGAAGCAGAGAAGGATAAAGAGAAAACTAAAGAGCTTCCTGCAAAATCAGTAGCGCCGGAAAAGCAGGTTCCTGAAACCCAGACTGCCGAACCGAAGAACGGGCCGGCTAAGGCCACGTAG
- a CDS encoding NUDIX hydrolase has protein sequence MKRDYPDRPIVGVGAVVVDGGRALVVRRATEPLKGQWSIPGGMLELGEELREGIAREVKEETGLEVEVFDVLDVFDSIFPDREGRTQYHYVLIDFLCRPSGGDLRAGSDVSEAKWVTGEEAGNLEMKQATVRVIRKALGLTA, from the coding sequence TTGAAACGTGATTATCCGGATCGGCCGATTGTCGGGGTGGGCGCGGTGGTGGTAGATGGCGGGCGCGCGCTAGTGGTGCGTCGAGCGACGGAGCCGCTGAAAGGGCAGTGGTCAATTCCGGGCGGGATGCTGGAATTGGGGGAGGAGCTGCGCGAGGGGATTGCGCGCGAAGTGAAGGAAGAGACTGGGCTCGAGGTGGAAGTGTTCGATGTTCTGGATGTATTCGACAGCATCTTTCCGGATCGTGAGGGGCGAACGCAGTATCACTACGTGCTGATTGATTTCTTGTGCCGGCCGAGCGGCGGCGACCTGCGAGCGGGGAGCGACGTGAGCGAAGCGAAATGGGTGACCGGTGAAGAGGCCGGCAATCTGGAGATGAAGCAAGCGACGGTCAGGGTGATTCGGAAGGCGCTGGGTTTGACAGCTTAG